In a genomic window of Borrelia maritima:
- the malQ gene encoding 4-alpha-glucanotransferase: MKYEKIRINLNLKRKSGVLLNISSLPSKYGIGDLGKGAYKFVDFLFASSQSYWEMFAYSPIDFTRSPPYSIFSAFAGNVYYIDLEALGKFIDSDLNLLKENETRYSNLKKVSLKDKFLKEAALNFINRASVDEIRRFEKFKKKASYWLLDFASFVAFKEYFLKEPKDAFNVLFDRGILKRNEKDLFKLRSILSKEIKVQEVLQYFFFSQFQALKRYANDKGIELVVGLPLFIAYDSADVWAHQKYFKLRFDASKDKVSGISPDYFAEQYQAWDSPAYSWNVLKKVKYEWWIKRIRALRKYVDIIKIDHFRGFVSTWEVSAGETHAFNGLWVKSPGRDFFNFILNEIKDLKIWVEDFQNDPEDVSRLRDFFNFPGMRIIKLAFDFDSGNQNLPHNYVKNCIVYTGIDDNNTIREFVDSLDDLHKKYIFDYLNTNKDFVVWDMIRSAMSSVSDNVIVPMQDYISLGGDEFRANIPKSTLDNWIFRLLESDLDTTLSKNISFITRLYGRA; the protein is encoded by the coding sequence ATGAAATATGAAAAAATAAGAATTAATTTAAATCTAAAAAGAAAAAGCGGTGTTTTGCTTAACATAAGCTCTTTGCCATCTAAATATGGTATTGGAGATTTAGGTAAGGGGGCTTATAAATTTGTAGATTTTTTGTTTGCATCTTCTCAAAGTTATTGGGAAATGTTTGCTTATTCCCCTATTGATTTTACAAGATCTCCTCCTTATTCAATTTTTTCGGCTTTTGCTGGCAATGTTTATTATATTGATTTAGAAGCTCTTGGCAAATTTATAGATTCAGATTTAAATCTTTTAAAGGAAAATGAAACTAGGTATTCTAATTTAAAAAAAGTAAGTCTTAAAGATAAATTTCTTAAAGAAGCTGCTTTAAATTTTATTAATAGAGCTTCGGTTGATGAGATTAGAAGGTTTGAAAAATTTAAAAAAAAGGCTTCTTATTGGCTTTTAGATTTTGCAAGTTTTGTTGCATTTAAAGAATATTTTTTAAAAGAACCAAAGGATGCTTTTAATGTTCTTTTTGATAGAGGAATCCTTAAAAGAAATGAAAAAGACTTATTTAAATTGAGAAGCATCCTTTCAAAAGAGATTAAAGTGCAAGAGGTATTGCAATATTTCTTTTTTTCACAGTTTCAAGCTTTAAAACGATATGCAAATGATAAGGGAATTGAGCTAGTTGTGGGTTTACCTCTTTTTATAGCATATGATTCTGCTGATGTTTGGGCACATCAAAAATATTTTAAGTTGAGATTTGATGCAAGTAAAGATAAGGTTTCAGGAATTTCTCCAGATTATTTTGCAGAACAATATCAAGCTTGGGATAGTCCAGCTTATAGCTGGAATGTTTTAAAGAAAGTTAAGTATGAATGGTGGATAAAAAGGATCAGGGCTTTAAGAAAGTATGTAGATATAATTAAAATTGATCATTTCAGAGGTTTTGTTTCTACTTGGGAAGTTAGTGCCGGTGAGACTCATGCTTTTAACGGGTTGTGGGTAAAGTCACCCGGACGAGATTTTTTTAATTTTATTTTAAATGAAATTAAAGATTTAAAAATTTGGGTTGAAGATTTTCAAAACGATCCTGAAGATGTTTCAAGGCTAAGAGATTTTTTTAATTTTCCGGGAATGAGAATAATTAAGCTTGCCTTTGATTTTGATTCGGGTAATCAGAATCTTCCCCATAATTATGTTAAAAATTGTATAGTTTACACAGGGATTGATGACAACAATACAATACGAGAATTTGTTGATTCTTTAGATGATTTGCATAAAAAGTATATTTTTGATTATTTAAATACAAATAAAGATTTTGTTGTTTGGGACATGATAAGAAGTGCGATGAGCAGTGTTTCTGATAATGTGATAGTACCAATGCAAGATTATATTAGTTTAGGAGGAGATGAATTTAGGGCAAATATTCCAAAAAGCACTTTAGATAATTGGATTTTTAGATTATTAGAAAGTGATTTAGATACCACTTTGAGCAAAAATATAAGTTTTATTACAAGGCTTTATGGTAGAGCTTAA
- a CDS encoding OmpA family protein, with protein sequence MNTKATMLLLLLFLVKNLALSSEVFEFKYIKGAKFRLEGIDNQKIYFNGHYNSSSTTNIQISTEIKDIKEKFANIKAFFRILKRENINEPYLLNEEFEEIFSVNKQGEYIIGTNQKRPSVRGIPRFPKTPIKLNEKWTYPAEEYIEASKIDKNLKDFVVKFNVSYEYKGKEEHNGKHYHIILSNYKSQYNIKNISFSQEVVQKIYFDNEIGNTYKYSDKYIFEIKQNNNQHYKMIGNSLGKIISIELPNDNFIETEVENYIKEKKINAIDVEKNNKGINLSFDIEFYPDSFQILQKEYKKLDLIAKLLEKFKKNNLLIEGHTEQFGSKEEMHELSEKRARTIGNYLIKMKVKNKDQILFKGWGSQKPKYLKSSPLAAKNRRVEITILNN encoded by the coding sequence ATGAATACCAAAGCAACCATGTTATTGTTGCTATTATTTTTAGTTAAAAACTTAGCTTTGTCTTCTGAAGTTTTTGAATTCAAATACATTAAAGGGGCAAAGTTTAGACTAGAAGGCATAGATAATCAGAAAATATATTTCAACGGTCATTACAATTCAAGCTCTACAACCAATATTCAAATTTCAACTGAAATAAAAGACATAAAAGAAAAATTTGCAAACATTAAAGCTTTTTTTAGAATCTTAAAAAGAGAAAATATTAATGAACCTTACCTATTGAATGAAGAGTTCGAAGAAATCTTTAGTGTAAATAAGCAAGGAGAATATATAATAGGAACAAATCAAAAAAGACCTTCTGTTAGAGGCATTCCAAGGTTTCCGAAAACACCTATCAAATTAAATGAAAAATGGACATACCCTGCAGAAGAATATATAGAAGCTTCAAAAATAGACAAAAACTTAAAAGATTTCGTTGTAAAATTTAATGTTAGCTATGAATACAAAGGCAAAGAAGAACACAACGGCAAACATTACCACATAATTCTTTCAAATTATAAATCACAATACAATATAAAAAATATCTCTTTCTCTCAAGAAGTAGTCCAAAAAATTTATTTTGACAATGAAATTGGTAATACATATAAATATAGCGATAAATATATATTTGAAATAAAACAAAACAATAATCAACATTATAAAATGATTGGGAATTCCCTTGGCAAAATCATTTCAATTGAACTTCCAAATGATAATTTCATTGAAACTGAAGTTGAAAATTACATCAAAGAAAAAAAAATAAACGCTATTGACGTTGAAAAAAATAATAAAGGTATTAATTTAAGCTTTGATATTGAATTTTATCCTGACTCATTCCAAATACTACAAAAAGAATATAAAAAACTTGATCTTATAGCTAAACTTCTTGAAAAATTTAAAAAAAATAACCTTCTAATAGAAGGACATACTGAACAATTTGGGTCGAAAGAAGAGATGCACGAGCTTTCTGAAAAAAGAGCTCGTACAATTGGGAATTATTTGATAAAAATGAAAGTAAAAAACAAAGACCAAATACTGTTTAAAGGATGGGGATCTCAAAAACCAAAATATCTCAAATCGTCCCCACTAGCAGCTAAAAATAGACGAGTAGAAATTACAATATTAAATAACTAA
- a CDS encoding TraR/DksA family transcriptional regulator produces the protein MQKASSEDEFIEEIKKFLLAEKKEILDSIKSVENSKKEIINNDMYPKDVVDIAFDNMDGNNLEALGFVEKRKLNLINQALYRISQNSYGKCLACEKEISRERLLAIPYAFLCISCQTKKEKKSKR, from the coding sequence ATGCAAAAAGCTAGTTCTGAGGATGAGTTTATTGAAGAAATAAAAAAATTTCTTTTAGCCGAAAAAAAAGAGATATTGGATTCTATTAAGTCTGTAGAAAATAGCAAAAAGGAAATCATTAATAATGATATGTATCCAAAGGATGTTGTTGATATTGCTTTTGATAATATGGATGGAAACAATCTTGAAGCATTAGGTTTTGTTGAAAAGAGAAAGTTGAATTTGATAAATCAAGCTCTTTATAGAATTTCTCAAAATTCTTATGGTAAGTGCTTGGCTTGTGAAAAAGAGATCTCTAGAGAGAGACTTTTAGCGATTCCTTATGCTTTTTTATGTATTAGTTGTCAGACAAAAAAAGAAAAAAAGAGCAAAAGATGA
- the infA gene encoding translation initiation factor IF-1 — translation MNIKEEAIETEGIVKESLPNTMFRVELKNKHIVLAHLSGKMRKHFIKIVPGDKVKVELSPYDLTKGRIVYREK, via the coding sequence TTGAATATTAAAGAAGAAGCTATTGAAACTGAAGGAATTGTGAAAGAATCTCTTCCAAATACCATGTTTAGAGTAGAACTTAAAAACAAGCACATTGTACTTGCTCATCTATCTGGCAAGATGCGAAAACATTTCATAAAAATAGTTCCTGGCGATAAAGTAAAAGTTGAACTATCTCCTTATGACCTTACAAAAGGCAGAATAGTTTATAGGGAAAAATAA
- a CDS encoding SH3 domain-containing protein, whose protein sequence is MVIFFIYFFSIARLYSLTGIDFVKNIKVLSGDKFIQIIRLNNPLQDIDISLLKVEINKEVQSNSNVLSISRATDNNNFPFIEIKVEYLFESLGFIKIPPLKVIYKGDFYLSSEVEVSVLRSDEINSFGLPVDLYWDLDKREVYEYQSIGLVLRSNWLSDGNSNEMSGSLPAIKDAMVEKMPIFGDIKYRTFHNKEILDVPFYNFVLTPLKDSKNVLIPSFSFNINSSLVRKTPELLLKVKPIPQEVKSLAVGTFRIDYETPTYSTIKQDIFTILIKITGQGNFPHFYFPEIETYNSKILNKKKNYSFKPSKSGYKGSISQVYTIKPDTKGSVFLNISDFNYLNPDNGIVYTLKGKKLKYEYSGELNSINRVQSNADSDFKLLSYADILNYKNKTFLFFVSYYYLLVIPGFLLSLAILISYKKFFAASSFGLIILILAVGISLNAINDGLLSEKNINDLVENYNTKNYDAALIKIDNILKKYPNYSGLWLNRALILSKMDRDFEAIYSAYKAFLASPNNEISYKVIDLIEAKNGVTDNVRNNSFIFSNIFFIISLFLINFLVVSISYRFLAKNLKKIIVFLLFSAVCFTIFETYYFYSKQQFEVGIIKGDLVSLYKVPDNFSRSWRFLKGNASVYILDSKDDFVLIETSYGLQGWIHKNFVVSLKDDLI, encoded by the coding sequence TTGGTAATATTTTTTATTTATTTTTTTTCAATTGCAAGACTTTATTCGCTTACGGGTATTGATTTTGTTAAAAATATTAAAGTTTTAAGTGGTGACAAATTTATTCAAATCATAAGGCTTAACAATCCTTTGCAAGATATCGACATAAGTTTGCTAAAAGTTGAAATAAATAAAGAAGTTCAATCCAATTCTAATGTTTTATCAATATCTAGGGCGACGGATAATAATAATTTCCCTTTTATTGAGATTAAAGTTGAATATCTTTTTGAGAGTTTGGGGTTTATTAAGATTCCCCCATTAAAAGTAATTTATAAAGGTGATTTCTATTTATCTTCAGAGGTTGAAGTTAGTGTGCTAAGATCTGATGAAATAAATTCTTTTGGTTTGCCAGTTGATTTATATTGGGATCTTGACAAAAGAGAGGTTTATGAATATCAAAGCATTGGGCTTGTTTTGCGTTCAAATTGGCTTTCAGATGGTAATTCTAATGAAATGTCTGGATCTTTGCCCGCTATTAAAGACGCAATGGTTGAAAAGATGCCTATATTTGGAGATATTAAATATAGAACTTTTCATAATAAAGAGATTTTAGATGTACCTTTTTATAATTTTGTATTAACCCCTCTTAAGGACTCAAAAAATGTTTTGATTCCCAGTTTTTCTTTTAATATTAATTCTAGCCTTGTTAGGAAAACCCCTGAGCTTTTGTTAAAAGTTAAACCGATTCCCCAAGAGGTTAAATCTTTAGCAGTGGGAACTTTTAGAATCGATTATGAGACTCCGACTTATTCGACAATTAAGCAAGATATATTTACTATTTTAATAAAAATTACAGGTCAAGGGAATTTTCCACACTTTTATTTTCCAGAGATTGAAACTTATAATTCTAAAATTCTTAATAAAAAGAAAAATTATAGTTTTAAGCCTTCTAAAAGTGGATACAAGGGCAGTATTTCTCAAGTTTATACAATTAAGCCTGATACTAAAGGTAGTGTATTTTTAAATATTAGTGACTTTAATTATTTAAATCCCGATAACGGAATAGTTTATACTCTTAAAGGGAAAAAATTGAAGTACGAATATTCAGGCGAGCTTAACAGTATAAATAGAGTACAAAGTAATGCAGATTCTGATTTTAAACTATTATCTTATGCTGATATTTTGAATTACAAAAATAAAACTTTTTTATTTTTTGTTTCATACTATTATTTGCTTGTAATTCCAGGATTTTTATTGTCTTTAGCCATTTTAATTAGTTATAAAAAATTTTTTGCAGCATCAAGTTTTGGACTTATTATTTTAATATTGGCTGTTGGTATTAGTTTAAATGCTATAAATGATGGTTTACTTTCAGAAAAAAATATAAATGATTTGGTTGAAAATTATAATACCAAAAATTATGATGCTGCACTTATCAAAATTGACAATATTCTTAAAAAATATCCAAATTATTCAGGGCTTTGGCTAAATAGAGCTCTTATTTTAAGTAAAATGGATAGAGATTTTGAAGCTATTTATTCAGCCTATAAGGCATTTTTGGCTTCTCCAAATAATGAAATTTCTTATAAAGTTATTGATTTAATTGAAGCTAAAAATGGAGTTACAGACAATGTTCGTAATAATAGTTTTATCTTCTCTAATATTTTTTTTATTATTAGCTTATTTTTGATAAATTTTTTAGTCGTATCTATTTCTTATAGATTTTTGGCAAAAAATTTAAAAAAAATAATTGTATTTTTACTTTTTTCTGCGGTTTGTTTTACTATATTTGAGACATATTATTTTTATTCTAAGCAACAATTCGAGGTGGGAATAATTAAAGGCGATTTAGTCTCTCTTTATAAAGTTCCTGACAACTTTTCAAGAAGTTGGAGATTTTTAAAAGGCAACGCAAGCGTTTATATTCTTGACAGCAAAGATGATTTTGTTCTTATTGAAACAAGTTACGGACTTCAAGGCTGGATTCACAAGAATTTTGTTGTGTCTTTAAAAGATGATTTGATCTAG
- a CDS encoding tetratricopeptide repeat protein — MGRDFLAFLYICFLCLGFLSCSNVKSMSLMAIGNYEYVRGNYQNAISNYYNLVEDKKYSAWGYYNLGVVYYSLGEYESSLRIFSYAKKTNDIFLNFNVNYNEGIIYYNQGLYHKAEMAFKEALKINPSSYNAKYNLELAIIKKRTVRDSLNSLSVEKSKNFVESNENFLRYIENLERVVWLRKIDEGLAVPREDW, encoded by the coding sequence GTGGGACGAGACTTTTTAGCATTTTTATATATTTGCTTTTTATGTTTAGGTTTTTTGTCTTGTTCAAATGTTAAGTCCATGTCTTTAATGGCTATTGGCAATTATGAATATGTTCGGGGAAATTATCAAAATGCAATTTCAAATTATTACAATCTTGTAGAGGATAAAAAATATTCTGCTTGGGGATATTACAATCTTGGAGTTGTATACTATTCTTTGGGTGAATATGAGAGTTCTCTTAGAATATTTTCTTATGCAAAGAAGACCAATGATATTTTTTTAAATTTTAATGTCAATTATAACGAGGGGATAATATATTATAATCAAGGACTTTATCATAAGGCTGAGATGGCTTTTAAAGAGGCTTTAAAAATTAATCCTAGCAGTTATAATGCTAAATATAATCTTGAACTTGCAATAATAAAAAAACGAACAGTGCGCGATAGTTTGAATTCTTTGAGTGTAGAAAAAAGTAAAAATTTTGTTGAGAGCAATGAAAATTTTTTAAGGTATATTGAAAATCTTGAGAGGGTTGTATGGTTGAGAAAAATAGACGAAGGCCTAGCTGTTCCAAGAGAAGATTGGTAA
- a CDS encoding VWA domain-containing protein, whose translation MSINNYSALYFFLILLWIFFVCLLDFKRNIPFFKTLSFMYGNNSYIQNYCIKKILMTIFFIFSLIFLILSILDISWGQRAVEDERSKLRISFIFDISRSMLSVDEGKIINRLESAKNIISLILNNFENAEYSLTIFKGKSILVLPFSKDKNSLNKMLNYIEPDLISSPGSFLGDAVFNVISSLQDDSYYNFLVILTDGDDWGENNYYRFSKFVNNLKLESFVVGIGSSNPFLFDQGFSIKDKNGNFVKTTINEENLLLLSSSLKGSYYNLYLKGINFVVNDIRNGIIRRTSNDIILVDVLRYRIFLVISLLFIFMYLFVRMIKWDETF comes from the coding sequence ATGAGCATAAATAATTATAGTGCTTTATACTTTTTTTTAATTTTATTGTGGATTTTTTTTGTGTGTTTGCTTGATTTTAAAAGAAATATTCCGTTTTTTAAAACCTTAAGCTTTATGTATGGGAACAATTCCTATATTCAAAATTACTGCATTAAAAAGATTCTTATGACAATATTTTTTATTTTTAGTTTGATTTTTTTAATTTTATCCATTTTAGATATTTCTTGGGGGCAAAGAGCTGTTGAGGATGAGAGAAGTAAATTGAGGATTTCTTTTATTTTTGATATTTCGCGTAGTATGTTAAGTGTAGATGAAGGGAAGATTATTAATAGGCTTGAGAGCGCTAAAAACATTATTAGCTTAATTTTAAACAATTTTGAAAATGCAGAATATTCTCTTACTATTTTTAAAGGTAAGTCTATATTGGTTTTACCTTTTTCTAAGGACAAAAACAGTTTAAATAAGATGTTAAATTATATAGAGCCCGATTTAATAAGCTCACCCGGGAGTTTTTTAGGGGATGCTGTTTTTAATGTAATTTCTAGCTTACAGGATGATTCTTATTATAATTTTTTAGTTATTTTAACAGATGGTGATGATTGGGGAGAAAATAATTATTATAGGTTTTCTAAATTTGTCAATAATTTAAAGTTAGAAAGTTTTGTGGTTGGAATTGGTAGCAGCAATCCTTTTTTATTTGATCAAGGCTTCAGTATTAAAGATAAAAATGGAAATTTTGTTAAAACCACAATAAATGAAGAAAATTTACTTCTTCTATCATCTTCACTTAAAGGATCATATTATAACTTGTATTTAAAAGGGATTAACTTTGTTGTTAATGATATAAGAAATGGTATAATAAGAAGAACGTCAAATGATATTATACTTGTTGATGTATTAAGGTATAGAATTTTTTTGGTTATTTCTCTTTTGTTTATTTTTATGTATTTATTTGTCAGGATGATAAAGTGGGACGAGACTTTTTAG
- a CDS encoding vWA domain-containing protein, protein MLTFNEPLYLFLLIIFPLIIYFNHFFKNRGGKIKFPISLYGNFNSLKLKDYRLNLMYFFTYSFLYLAAMVMVFALAGPSVSKKKMIHLSAGADIVIVLDISPSMGAVEFSSKNRLEFSKELIRRFISQRENDNIGLVAFAKDASIVVPITTDRDFFNKKLDDIYIMDLGNGSALGLGISIALSHLKHSEALKKSIVVLTDGVVNSDEIYKDQVINLAQGLNVKIYSIGIGSSEEFSVEFKLRSGKFYQGSLKEVYDPSMLAEISNKTGGLFYSVNDDFSFQFAIQDFSKKENLERKIKIAVDNKDIYKEFLVLAFCLLFIYFIFSKIFLKEVL, encoded by the coding sequence ATGCTAACATTTAATGAGCCCTTGTATTTGTTTTTGTTGATAATTTTTCCTTTAATAATTTATTTTAATCATTTTTTTAAAAATAGAGGCGGTAAAATAAAGTTTCCAATATCGCTTTATGGCAATTTTAATTCTTTAAAGCTTAAGGATTATAGACTAAATTTGATGTATTTTTTTACTTATTCTTTTTTATATTTGGCTGCAATGGTTATGGTTTTTGCTTTAGCAGGTCCTTCAGTTTCAAAAAAGAAGATGATACATCTTAGTGCTGGTGCTGACATTGTCATTGTTCTTGATATTTCACCTAGTATGGGGGCTGTTGAGTTTTCTTCTAAGAATAGACTTGAGTTTTCAAAGGAATTGATTAGGCGTTTTATTTCTCAACGCGAAAATGATAATATTGGTTTGGTAGCTTTTGCAAAAGACGCTTCAATAGTAGTACCTATAACAACAGATAGGGATTTTTTTAATAAAAAGTTAGATGATATTTATATTATGGATCTTGGCAATGGGTCTGCTTTAGGATTGGGCATTTCTATTGCTTTGTCTCATTTAAAGCATTCTGAAGCTCTTAAAAAATCAATAGTGGTTTTAACAGATGGAGTTGTTAATTCAGATGAGATTTATAAAGATCAAGTTATTAATCTTGCTCAAGGTTTGAATGTTAAGATTTATTCTATTGGTATTGGTAGTTCTGAAGAATTTAGTGTTGAGTTTAAATTAAGATCTGGAAAATTTTATCAAGGAAGTCTGAAAGAAGTTTATGATCCTAGTATGCTTGCTGAGATTTCGAATAAAACAGGGGGGCTTTTTTATTCAGTTAATGATGATTTTTCTTTTCAATTTGCAATTCAAGATTTTTCAAAAAAGGAAAACTTGGAGAGAAAAATTAAAATAGCTGTGGATAATAAAGACATTTATAAAGAATTTTTAGTTTTAGCGTTTTGCTTATTATTTATTTATTTTATTTTTTCAAAAATCTTCTTAAAAGAGGTGCTATGA
- a CDS encoding DUF58 domain-containing protein: protein MMQDREISSSTKTKIKALKFFSRKMLSELNFGGYRSIFKGLGLEFYEFRPYEDSDDARFIDWNVSSKADSIFSKVFKEDRGMNLHLLVDNSLSMSLGDKVNKKDVQDLLVSIFAHMAFFNNDKIGVTFFSSGMDKFIPSGKGHLHLGLILSETINRSLKPGSSLAYIFKNTAEYYKKRSLVVIISDFKANDYFKSLNVLSKRHNVVAIRISDFFDENFPKIGTLICEDIETGENFLVSGFSKLTLNGYKNYWTLDKIKWKKECIKKNISFIEIDTKEDVFKKLKILLKKGQ, encoded by the coding sequence ATGATGCAAGATAGGGAGATAAGTAGCAGTACTAAAACTAAGATAAAAGCTTTAAAGTTCTTTTCAAGGAAAATGCTTTCAGAGCTTAATTTTGGTGGTTATCGTTCAATTTTTAAGGGACTTGGTCTTGAATTTTATGAATTTAGACCGTATGAGGACTCTGATGATGCTAGATTTATTGATTGGAATGTGAGCTCAAAAGCGGATAGTATTTTTTCAAAAGTTTTCAAAGAAGATAGAGGAATGAATCTTCATCTTCTTGTTGATAATTCGCTTTCTATGAGCTTGGGAGATAAGGTTAACAAAAAGGATGTTCAGGATTTGTTGGTTTCTATTTTTGCGCACATGGCATTTTTTAATAATGATAAAATAGGAGTTACTTTTTTTTCAAGCGGAATGGACAAGTTTATACCTTCGGGCAAAGGTCATTTACATTTAGGATTAATATTAAGTGAAACGATTAATAGAAGTCTTAAACCAGGTAGCAGCTTAGCTTATATTTTTAAAAATACGGCAGAATATTATAAAAAAAGATCTTTGGTTGTTATTATTTCTGATTTTAAGGCAAATGATTATTTTAAATCTTTAAATGTTTTGAGCAAGAGACATAATGTTGTTGCTATAAGAATTTCAGATTTTTTTGATGAAAATTTTCCCAAAATTGGAACTTTGATTTGTGAAGATATTGAAACTGGAGAGAATTTTTTAGTTTCAGGGTTTAGCAAGTTGACGTTAAATGGTTATAAAAACTATTGGACTCTTGATAAAATAAAATGGAAAAAAGAGTGTATTAAAAAAAATATTAGTTTTATTGAGATTGATACTAAAGAAGATGTTTTTAAAAAACTTAAAATTCTTCTTAAAAAGGGACAATAG
- a CDS encoding AAA family ATPase — protein MKSGFQIDSEVENALHLINKFRREVASRVLGQKEMIDAILMGLLTEGHVLLEGVPGLAKTLAIQTVSDVLDLEFKRIQFTPDLLPSDLTGNMVYKSATGTFKVRKGPVFSNIILADEINRAPAKVQAALLEAMGERQVTLGDETHRLPDPFFVLATQNPIEQEGTYNLPESQLDRFLLKVNVNYPSVQDEVKLLKIFSVDGRLENIKVAKVMNAYSLADIKRTVGRVKVDDKIMLYIVTLISASRERDKKTYPFAKYIEFGASPRASLSLLKCARVNALYEGRIFVLPEDVKAVAYSVLRHRITPSYEAEVEEMSIDDIIRMLLSAVALP, from the coding sequence ATGAAGAGTGGTTTTCAGATAGATTCAGAAGTAGAGAATGCATTACATTTGATAAATAAGTTTAGAAGAGAGGTTGCAAGCAGAGTTCTTGGTCAAAAAGAAATGATAGATGCTATTTTGATGGGGCTTTTAACAGAAGGGCATGTTTTGCTTGAAGGGGTTCCAGGTCTTGCCAAGACTCTTGCAATTCAAACTGTGTCTGATGTTCTTGATCTTGAGTTTAAGCGCATACAGTTTACCCCAGATCTTTTGCCATCTGATCTTACTGGCAATATGGTTTATAAAAGTGCTACAGGAACTTTTAAGGTTAGAAAAGGTCCAGTATTTTCGAATATTATTTTAGCAGATGAAATAAATAGAGCTCCTGCAAAAGTTCAGGCTGCTCTTCTTGAGGCTATGGGAGAAAGACAAGTAACTCTTGGAGATGAAACCCATAGACTTCCAGATCCATTTTTTGTTCTTGCTACTCAAAATCCAATAGAGCAAGAGGGGACTTATAATTTACCAGAATCTCAACTTGATAGATTTTTATTAAAAGTCAATGTTAATTATCCATCAGTGCAGGATGAAGTAAAACTTTTGAAAATATTTTCAGTGGATGGACGTCTTGAAAATATTAAAGTTGCAAAGGTAATGAATGCTTATTCGTTGGCTGATATTAAGAGAACGGTTGGCAGAGTAAAAGTTGATGACAAAATAATGCTTTATATTGTTACTTTAATCTCAGCATCTCGTGAAAGAGATAAGAAAACTTATCCCTTTGCCAAATATATTGAATTTGGTGCATCTCCCAGGGCTTCTCTTAGTTTATTAAAGTGTGCTCGTGTTAATGCTCTTTATGAGGGGAGAATATTTGTTTTACCAGAAGATGTCAAAGCTGTAGCTTACAGTGTGTTAAGGCATAGAATTACGCCATCTTATGAGGCAGAGGTGGAAGAAATGAGTATTGACGATATTATCAGAATGCTTCTTTCTGCTGTAGCGCTTCCTTAG
- the rsmG gene encoding 16S rRNA (guanine(527)-N(7))-methyltransferase RsmG: MISDIESVLSERNFHFTYKDLEKINLYIKRLLLLNNRFNLISNSNSNFNSILNLHVMDSLLGLPTIQDINPSEILDVGSGAGFPGIVLAIFDTYRKYYLLERSKKKSTFLEMIKLELDLENVKILEYEIEKEKKKYEFITIRAFRSLNEYALVLKNLLKSGGLIMAYKGKFDRISFEINQIKDLFSKIEVKSLNSKLSVDRNLVLLYR, from the coding sequence ATGATAAGTGATATTGAATCTGTTTTGTCAGAACGTAATTTTCACTTTACTTATAAGGATCTTGAGAAAATAAATTTATACATAAAGAGACTTTTACTTTTAAATAACAGATTTAATTTAATTTCCAATAGTAATAGCAATTTTAATTCTATACTTAATCTACACGTCATGGATTCTCTTTTAGGATTACCTACTATTCAAGATATTAATCCTTCTGAAATTCTTGATGTTGGAAGTGGCGCTGGATTTCCAGGTATTGTTTTGGCTATTTTTGATACTTATAGAAAATATTATCTTTTAGAGAGAAGTAAAAAAAAATCTACTTTTTTGGAAATGATAAAGTTAGAACTTGATTTAGAAAATGTAAAAATTTTAGAATATGAGATTGAAAAGGAAAAAAAGAAGTATGAATTTATTACGATTAGAGCTTTTAGGAGCCTAAATGAATACGCTTTAGTTTTAAAGAATCTTTTAAAAAGTGGGGGATTGATTATGGCGTATAAGGGCAAATTTGATAGAATTAGTTTCGAAATTAATCAAATTAAAGATTTGTTTAGTAAAATAGAGGTGAAGTCTTTAAATTCAAAATTAAGCGTAGATAGAAATTTGGTTTTGTTGTACAGATAA